A single window of Streptomyces aquilus DNA harbors:
- a CDS encoding cupin domain-containing protein, with protein sequence MTAHLVRRAADVPAPDHDEHGYRRRELVGETDGSVHTGFGVCELRPGGRVGAHVHSYEESFHLLDGTVILDVPEGSYLLEEGDYGLLPTGVPHAWRGVGDTGARWADMLAPVPRARYGYDTQPVPDLPARDPVRIDVRDPRTRSFGHFEPAQMDPGKQSQDLLAVSASMRTALLVYSGITVKMMVDADLGAVASTMFMVQYAVDGVAGTHDHPFEETYLILEGVVEATFDDARYPLGPGDLAWAGAGCVHGFTNAGAGPVRWLETQAPQPPSRHSYRFTRDWDYLRGVR encoded by the coding sequence GTGACCGCGCACCTGGTGCGTCGCGCCGCCGACGTCCCGGCGCCGGACCACGACGAACACGGCTACCGGCGGCGGGAGTTGGTCGGTGAGACGGACGGGAGCGTGCACACCGGCTTCGGCGTCTGCGAGCTGCGGCCGGGCGGCCGGGTCGGCGCCCATGTGCACTCGTACGAGGAGAGCTTCCACCTCCTCGACGGCACCGTGATCCTCGACGTGCCCGAGGGGTCGTACCTCCTCGAAGAGGGCGACTACGGCCTGCTGCCGACCGGTGTCCCGCACGCCTGGCGGGGCGTGGGGGACACCGGCGCACGCTGGGCCGACATGCTCGCCCCCGTGCCGCGCGCCCGCTACGGGTACGACACCCAGCCCGTGCCCGACCTGCCCGCCCGGGACCCGGTCCGGATCGACGTCCGTGACCCCCGCACCCGCTCCTTCGGACACTTCGAGCCCGCGCAGATGGACCCCGGCAAACAGTCCCAGGACCTGCTGGCCGTGTCGGCGAGCATGCGGACCGCGCTGCTCGTCTACAGCGGGATCACCGTCAAGATGATGGTCGACGCCGACCTGGGCGCGGTCGCCTCGACGATGTTCATGGTGCAGTACGCCGTCGACGGCGTCGCGGGCACCCACGACCACCCCTTCGAGGAGACGTACTTGATCCTCGAAGGGGTCGTGGAGGCGACCTTCGACGACGCGCGCTACCCCCTCGGCCCCGGCGATCTCGCCTGGGCGGGCGCCGGTTGCGTGCACGGATTCACCAACGCCGGTGCGGGGCCGGTGCGTTGGCTGGAGACACAGGCCCCGCAGCCGCCGTCCCGGCACTCCTACCGCTTCACCCGGGACTGGGACTATCTGAGGGGCGTGCGATGA
- a CDS encoding SAM-dependent methyltransferase: MSDTPSSGSSRLNTAVAHNARVWNYWIGGKDNYEVDQQVGEHVAGMFPIIRDIARADREFLGRAVTHLATERGVRQFLDIGTGLPTVDNTHEIAQRIAPDARIVYVDNDPIVLAHARTLLTSTPEGVTDYIDADVHDPAAILERAGGTLDLTRPVAVMMLGILNFVLDYDKARDIVRQVLAAVPSGSYLVLTHPTFDHELGGAGQIPAMKFWNENATPPITARSGTDIAAFFEGLDFLDPGLVSCSRWRADVNSPVVVPQFGAVAVKP; this comes from the coding sequence GTGAGTGACACCCCCTCCAGCGGGTCGTCGAGGCTCAACACCGCCGTCGCGCACAACGCGCGCGTGTGGAACTACTGGATCGGCGGCAAGGACAACTACGAGGTCGACCAGCAGGTCGGCGAGCACGTCGCCGGCATGTTCCCGATCATCCGGGACATCGCCCGCGCCGACCGGGAGTTCCTCGGCCGCGCGGTGACCCATCTGGCCACCGAGCGCGGGGTACGGCAGTTCCTGGACATCGGCACCGGTCTGCCCACCGTCGACAACACCCACGAGATCGCCCAGCGCATCGCGCCGGACGCGCGGATCGTCTACGTCGACAACGACCCCATCGTCCTGGCCCACGCCCGCACCCTGCTGACCAGCACCCCCGAGGGCGTCACCGACTACATCGACGCCGACGTCCACGACCCGGCCGCGATCCTCGAACGGGCCGGAGGCACCCTGGACCTCACCCGTCCCGTCGCCGTGATGATGCTGGGCATCCTCAACTTCGTCCTCGACTACGACAAGGCCCGCGACATCGTCCGCCAGGTGCTGGCCGCGGTCCCGTCCGGCAGCTACCTCGTGCTGACCCACCCCACGTTCGACCACGAGCTCGGCGGCGCGGGCCAGATCCCGGCGATGAAGTTCTGGAACGAGAACGCCACCCCGCCGATCACGGCCCGCAGCGGCACGGACATCGCCGCGTTCTTCGAGGGCCTCGACTTCCTCGACCCGGGCCTGGTGTCGTGCTCGCGGTGGCGGGCCGACGTGAACTCGCCTGTCGTGGTGCCGCAGTTCGGCGCGGTGGCCGTGAAACCCTGA
- a CDS encoding alpha-ketoacid dehydrogenase subunit beta, with amino-acid sequence MADVITYREAVAEGIAREMRRDAAVVCLGEDIGAAGGVFKTTAGLIEEFGPERVWDTPISEQAIVGAAMGAAMTGMRPVAEIMFSDFLACCWDYLANEIPKVRYMTGGQVTVPLVVRTANGGGLGFGAQHSQATENWALTVPGLKIAAPATPADVVGLMAAAIRSDDPVVFFEHKGLLASKGAPAPPDHVVELGRAAVVREGADVTLVALAAMVPLALRAAALLAEEGVEAEVVDLRCLVPLDMRTVLASLARTSRLVTVEENPYQGGWGATVVSVVADEGFGLLDAPVRRVAGECVPLPFADALEERVIPTVDKVVAAVRDLTAY; translated from the coding sequence ATGGCGGACGTGATCACCTATCGGGAGGCCGTCGCCGAGGGCATCGCGCGGGAGATGCGGCGGGACGCGGCCGTGGTCTGCCTCGGGGAGGACATCGGTGCGGCGGGCGGCGTGTTCAAGACCACCGCCGGGCTGATCGAGGAGTTCGGGCCGGAGCGGGTGTGGGACACGCCGATCTCCGAACAGGCCATCGTCGGCGCCGCGATGGGGGCCGCCATGACCGGGATGCGGCCGGTCGCCGAGATCATGTTCTCGGACTTTTTGGCCTGTTGTTGGGACTACCTCGCCAACGAGATACCCAAGGTGCGTTACATGACGGGTGGTCAGGTCACCGTGCCCCTCGTCGTTCGCACCGCCAACGGCGGCGGGCTCGGCTTCGGTGCCCAGCACTCGCAGGCCACCGAGAACTGGGCGCTGACCGTCCCGGGGCTGAAGATCGCCGCGCCCGCCACGCCCGCCGACGTGGTCGGCCTGATGGCCGCGGCGATCCGCAGTGACGACCCGGTGGTGTTCTTCGAGCACAAGGGCCTGCTGGCGTCCAAGGGCGCGCCCGCGCCGCCGGACCATGTCGTCGAGCTGGGCCGTGCGGCCGTCGTGCGCGAAGGCGCCGACGTGACCCTGGTGGCCCTCGCCGCCATGGTCCCGCTGGCGTTGCGGGCCGCCGCGCTGCTCGCCGAGGAGGGCGTCGAGGCCGAGGTCGTCGACCTGCGCTGTCTGGTGCCGCTGGACATGCGTACCGTCCTCGCCTCGCTCGCCCGCACCTCGCGGCTGGTCACCGTCGAGGAGAACCCGTACCAGGGCGGCTGGGGCGCCACCGTCGTCTCGGTCGTCGCCGACGAGGGCTTCGGCCTGCTGGACGCGCCCGTGCGCCGGGTGGCGGGGGAGTGCGTGCCGCTGCCGTTCGCCGACGCGCTGGAGGAGCGGGTCATCCCGACCGTCGACAAGGTCGTGGCGGCCGTCCGCGACCTCACCGCGTACTGA
- a CDS encoding thiamine pyrophosphate-dependent dehydrogenase E1 component subunit alpha, with protein sequence MDTAELLAMYEQMVLIRRTEKAAHDLFLQGLVKGTTHLAAGHEAIAVGASAALRADDYVFATYRGHHHALARGAGPEECLAELMSRATGLCGAKGGSMHLTKAATGMLGSYAIVGAHLPMAAGAAWSARLRGTGQIAVAFFGDGATNIGAFHEALNLAAVWKLPVLFICENNLYMEYTPIADVTAVARPAADRAPAYGIPGESVDGNDVVAVRDTVARLAQRARAGDGPALLEAATYRHFGHSRSDPAAYRPAEEVERWLKHDPLDIARGRLTELGVPAETVTAADERAREAVRQAVDAAKNAPAPEPGAALTDVWADGGAAWRT encoded by the coding sequence ATGGACACCGCTGAACTCCTCGCGATGTACGAGCAGATGGTCCTCATCCGCCGCACCGAGAAGGCCGCCCACGACCTGTTCCTCCAGGGCCTCGTCAAGGGCACCACCCATCTCGCCGCCGGCCACGAGGCGATCGCCGTCGGCGCGAGCGCGGCCCTGCGCGCCGACGACTACGTCTTCGCCACCTACCGCGGCCACCACCACGCGCTGGCCCGCGGCGCCGGCCCGGAGGAGTGCCTCGCCGAACTCATGAGCAGGGCAACGGGGCTGTGCGGCGCCAAGGGCGGCTCCATGCACCTCACCAAGGCCGCCACCGGCATGCTCGGCTCCTACGCCATCGTCGGCGCCCACCTCCCGATGGCGGCCGGTGCCGCGTGGTCGGCCCGGCTGCGCGGCACCGGTCAGATCGCGGTCGCCTTCTTCGGGGACGGCGCCACCAACATCGGCGCCTTCCACGAGGCGTTGAACCTGGCCGCCGTGTGGAAGCTGCCCGTGCTGTTCATCTGCGAGAACAACCTCTACATGGAGTACACGCCGATCGCCGACGTGACCGCGGTGGCCCGCCCGGCGGCCGACCGGGCACCCGCGTACGGCATCCCCGGCGAGAGCGTCGACGGCAACGACGTCGTGGCGGTGCGCGACACGGTGGCCCGGCTCGCGCAACGGGCCCGGGCAGGAGACGGGCCCGCGCTGCTGGAGGCGGCCACCTACCGGCACTTCGGGCACAGCAGGTCCGACCCGGCCGCCTACCGCCCGGCCGAGGAGGTCGAACGCTGGCTCAAGCACGACCCGTTGGACATCGCGCGCGGCCGGCTGACCGAGCTGGGGGTGCCCGCGGAGACGGTCACCGCGGCCGACGAGCGCGCACGGGAGGCCGTACGGCAGGCGGTGGACGCGGCGAAGAACGCTCCCGCGCCCGAGCCGGGTGCCGCGTTGACCGACGTGTGGGCGGACGGAGGTGCCGCATGGCGGACGTGA
- a CDS encoding NUDIX hydrolase family protein — protein MTETTPGWLTTDDLEQARARMPILYVEAVPVRVDDSGEVTSVGLLLRIGPDGTVSRTLVSGRVLHHERVRDALMRNLEKDLGPVALPRIPTAPQPFTVAEYFPTQGITPYHDPRQHAVSLAYVVPVTGDCRPRQDALDLVWFSPQEALSEAVQSEMPGGHGVLLKQALAHVGCVI, from the coding sequence ATGACCGAAACCACGCCCGGCTGGCTGACGACCGACGACCTGGAGCAGGCGCGCGCCCGGATGCCGATCCTGTACGTCGAGGCGGTGCCCGTGCGCGTCGACGACAGCGGGGAAGTCACCAGCGTCGGCCTGCTGCTGCGCATCGGCCCCGACGGAACGGTCAGCCGGACGCTGGTCTCCGGACGCGTGCTGCACCACGAGCGCGTCCGCGACGCCCTCATGCGCAACCTGGAGAAGGACCTCGGCCCGGTGGCGCTGCCCCGCATCCCGACCGCCCCGCAGCCCTTCACGGTCGCCGAGTACTTCCCGACGCAGGGCATCACGCCGTACCACGACCCCCGTCAGCACGCGGTGTCGCTGGCCTATGTCGTCCCGGTCACCGGCGACTGCCGGCCCCGGCAGGACGCTCTCGACCTGGTCTGGTTCAGCCCCCAGGAAGCGCTGTCGGAGGCGGTGCAGAGCGAGATGCCGGGCGGGCACGGGGTGCTGCTGAAGCAGGCGCTGGCGCATGTGGGGTGCGTGATCTGA
- a CDS encoding potassium channel family protein — MLPGFLTRAVAVLLGREGRSLHLKAAGAATAVLAVVMLAGSWAVVGAEEGARGANLTSYPKALWWSIETATTVGYGDFFPVTPWGRVVGAVVMVVGITTYGMVTAALATWFVGREQQRRHHLAHGAHELGEEAVRALHERFDRLERLLDGK; from the coding sequence ATGCTGCCCGGATTTCTCACCAGGGCGGTCGCGGTGTTGCTCGGCCGGGAGGGGCGGTCCCTGCATCTGAAGGCGGCGGGCGCGGCGACGGCCGTGCTGGCCGTGGTGATGCTCGCCGGTTCATGGGCCGTGGTCGGGGCCGAAGAGGGGGCGCGGGGCGCGAATCTGACGTCGTACCCGAAGGCCCTGTGGTGGTCGATCGAGACCGCGACGACCGTCGGGTACGGCGACTTCTTCCCCGTGACCCCGTGGGGCCGGGTGGTCGGCGCGGTCGTGATGGTGGTCGGGATCACCACGTACGGCATGGTCACCGCCGCGCTGGCCACCTGGTTCGTCGGACGGGAGCAGCAGCGTCGGCATCATCTGGCCCATGGCGCCCATGAGTTGGGCGAGGAGGCGGTGCGCGCGCTGCACGAACGCTTCGACCGGCTGGAGCGGTTGCTGGACGGCAAGTGA
- a CDS encoding M24 family metallopeptidase, translated as MAIRTFGPNAVDWEQRIDLDRLRRQRLARLHETLNRSSLGAVLSFDFANIRYMTATHIGTWAMDKLIRFALLVRGGDPVVWDFGSAARHHQLYNPWLDYSGGKEGPPTGARAGISTLRGAFHPDAGIAADVAAKIAAELREHGLAGEPLGIDVAEMPVLAALRAEGIDVVDGQQVFLEARRTKTHDEIALLTQACAMVDAAYEELYGHLRPGVRENECVGLVSKVLYDLGSEYVEGVNAISGERCSPHPHVYSDRLIRPGDPAFFDILHSHLGYRTCYYRTFAVGSASRAQRDAYVRCREYMDQAIALVRPGATTADIVQVWPRAEEFGFADETAAFALQYGHGVGLSIWEKPIFSRLVSLDHPEVLEEGMVFALETYWPAADGWSAARIEEELVVTADGCEVITKFPAEELLVAGRKYWTVGGELNTRRESQSHLNTTGTGDGHR; from the coding sequence ATGGCGATCCGCACATTCGGACCCAATGCCGTCGACTGGGAACAGCGCATCGACCTCGACCGGCTGCGCCGGCAGCGGCTGGCCCGGCTCCACGAGACCCTGAACCGCTCCTCGCTCGGCGCCGTGCTCAGCTTCGACTTCGCCAACATCCGCTACATGACCGCCACGCACATCGGCACCTGGGCGATGGACAAGCTGATCCGCTTCGCCCTGCTGGTGCGCGGCGGCGACCCGGTCGTCTGGGACTTCGGCTCCGCCGCCCGCCACCACCAGCTGTACAACCCGTGGCTGGACTACAGCGGCGGCAAGGAGGGCCCGCCCACCGGCGCCCGCGCCGGCATCTCCACCCTGCGCGGCGCCTTCCACCCGGACGCGGGCATCGCCGCCGACGTGGCCGCGAAGATCGCCGCCGAACTGCGTGAACACGGCCTGGCGGGCGAGCCGTTGGGCATCGACGTCGCCGAGATGCCGGTCCTCGCCGCGCTGCGGGCCGAGGGCATCGACGTCGTCGACGGCCAGCAGGTCTTCCTGGAGGCCCGCCGCACCAAGACCCACGACGAGATCGCCCTGCTCACCCAGGCCTGCGCGATGGTCGACGCGGCCTACGAGGAGCTGTACGGCCATCTGCGCCCCGGGGTGCGGGAGAACGAGTGCGTCGGACTGGTCAGCAAGGTCCTGTACGACCTCGGCAGCGAGTACGTCGAAGGCGTCAACGCCATCTCCGGCGAACGCTGTTCACCCCACCCGCACGTCTACAGCGACCGCCTGATCCGCCCCGGCGACCCGGCCTTCTTCGACATCCTGCACAGCCACCTCGGCTACCGCACCTGCTACTACCGCACCTTCGCGGTCGGCAGCGCCTCCCGTGCCCAGCGCGACGCCTACGTCCGCTGCCGGGAGTACATGGACCAGGCCATCGCCCTCGTCCGCCCCGGCGCCACCACCGCCGACATCGTCCAGGTCTGGCCGCGCGCCGAGGAGTTCGGCTTCGCCGACGAGACCGCCGCGTTCGCCCTCCAGTACGGCCACGGGGTGGGCCTGTCCATCTGGGAGAAGCCCATCTTCAGCCGCCTGGTCTCCCTCGACCACCCCGAAGTCCTCGAAGAGGGCATGGTGTTCGCCCTGGAGACCTACTGGCCCGCCGCCGACGGCTGGTCCGCGGCCCGTATCGAGGAGGAACTGGTCGTCACCGCGGACGGCTGCGAGGTCATCACCAAGTTCCCGGCCGAGGAACTCCTCGTCGCGGGCCGCAAGTACTGGACGGTCGGCGGCGAACTGAACACGCGACGGGAGTCGCAGTCCCATCTCAACACCACAGGAACCGGCGATGGACACCGCTGA
- a CDS encoding amidohydrolase family protein has protein sequence MTAVHEALARLSLVDHHCHGVVTEDLDRDGFEALLTEGGRWPGSGISPFDTPVGVSVRRHCAPLLDLDRHAPPEEYLARRAELGAREVNRRFLAAAGTGTYCLDTGFGPTELAADDVFEVVRLESVEEALVARGVEPDDYADAFRAAALRAVRRPGVVAVKSVAAYRTGFDLDPARPSAAEVERAARERLAAGGRLADPVLVRHLLWTAVDLGLPLQLHTGFGDNDIRLHRVDPTHLTDWLHLTAGTIPVLLLHCWPYQRQAGYLAAVFEQVYLDVGLTLHHVGPARARAVLEEALEITPFRKLLYSSDAYGLAEFYRLGALAFRRGLGELLQDRVDADELSRPDALRLAEWAGAHNARRVYRLTGPS, from the coding sequence ATGACCGCGGTCCACGAGGCGCTCGCGCGACTGAGCCTGGTCGACCACCATTGCCACGGCGTGGTCACCGAGGACCTCGACCGGGACGGCTTCGAGGCCCTCCTCACCGAGGGCGGCCGGTGGCCGGGCAGCGGCATCTCCCCCTTCGACACCCCGGTGGGCGTCTCGGTCCGCCGCCACTGCGCCCCGCTGCTGGACCTGGACCGGCACGCCCCGCCGGAGGAGTACCTGGCGCGCCGGGCGGAGCTGGGCGCGCGGGAGGTGAACCGGCGCTTCCTGGCCGCGGCGGGCACCGGCACCTACTGCCTGGACACCGGCTTCGGCCCGACCGAGCTGGCCGCGGACGACGTGTTCGAGGTCGTACGGCTGGAGAGCGTGGAGGAAGCGCTGGTGGCGCGGGGCGTCGAGCCCGACGACTACGCCGACGCCTTCCGCGCGGCCGCTCTCCGGGCCGTCCGGCGCCCGGGTGTGGTGGCGGTGAAGTCGGTGGCGGCCTACCGCACGGGGTTCGACCTGGACCCGGCCCGTCCGTCGGCCGCGGAGGTGGAGCGGGCGGCCCGGGAGCGGCTGGCGGCGGGAGGAAGGCTGGCGGACCCGGTCCTGGTACGGCACCTGCTGTGGACCGCCGTCGACCTGGGTCTCCCCCTCCAGCTCCACACGGGCTTCGGCGACAACGACATCCGTCTGCACCGGGTCGACCCCACCCACCTCACGGACTGGCTGCACCTGACCGCCGGCACGATCCCGGTCCTGCTGCTGCACTGCTGGCCGTACCAGCGGCAGGCCGGTTATCTGGCCGCGGTCTTCGAACAGGTGTATCTGGACGTCGGCCTCACCCTGCACCACGTGGGCCCGGCGCGGGCCCGGGCCGTCCTGGAGGAGGCACTGGAGATCACACCGTTCCGCAAACTGCTGTACAGCTCCGACGCCTACGGTCTGGCCGAGTTCTACCGGCTCGGCGCGCTGGCGTTCCGCCGGGGACTGGGCGAGCTGCTCCAGGACCGGGTGGACGCCGACGAGCTGAGCCGGCCCGACGCGCTGCGGCTCGCGGAGTGGGCGGGAGCACACAATGCGCGTCGGGTCTACCGCCTTACCGGCCCCTCCTGA
- a CDS encoding amidohydrolase family protein yields MTVRTLLRAGQVISMDPDIGDLPQGDVLIEDGRIEAVAPRIDADAEVLDMTGRIVIPGFVDTHRHTWEASIRGVAPDATLDDYFVDILDTFAPLYTPEDVYAANLAGALECLNAGITTLVDWSHINNTPAHPDAAIQALTESGIRAQYAYGSANTSLADYWFESKIAIPGDDVRRIRTRYFASDTGLLTLALATRGPGFCVNDVVTAEWALARDLDIPITVHVAMGRLAGRFGMVKQLHDLGLLGPDTTYIHCCYLHEDEWRMVADSGGTVSIAPQVETQMGHGWPPVMKAIEHGLRPSLSIDVVTTVPGDMFTQIRAAFGAERARLNADCWQANMPVPDTMLTARQMLEIATRNGAHVAGLEDRTGSLTPGKRADVVAIDATALNVAPVHDPAAAVTLSADVSNVDTVIVDGVIRKRDGRLTADVARARRLVEESRDRLLAAKAAR; encoded by the coding sequence ATGACCGTGCGGACACTCCTGCGCGCAGGTCAGGTGATCTCGATGGACCCCGACATCGGGGACCTTCCCCAGGGCGACGTCCTCATCGAGGACGGGAGGATCGAGGCCGTGGCACCGCGGATCGACGCGGACGCCGAAGTCCTCGACATGACCGGCCGGATCGTGATCCCCGGCTTCGTCGACACCCACCGCCACACCTGGGAGGCGTCCATCCGCGGCGTCGCCCCCGACGCCACCCTCGACGACTACTTCGTGGACATCCTCGACACCTTCGCCCCGCTCTACACCCCGGAGGACGTGTACGCGGCGAACCTGGCGGGCGCCCTGGAGTGCCTCAACGCCGGTATCACGACGCTCGTCGACTGGTCCCACATCAACAACACCCCCGCCCACCCCGACGCCGCGATCCAGGCCCTCACCGAGTCCGGCATCCGGGCGCAGTACGCGTACGGCAGCGCCAACACCTCCCTCGCCGACTACTGGTTCGAGAGCAAGATCGCGATACCGGGGGACGACGTACGCCGCATCCGCACCCGGTACTTCGCCTCCGACACCGGCCTGCTCACCCTGGCCCTCGCCACCCGCGGCCCCGGCTTCTGCGTGAACGACGTCGTCACCGCCGAATGGGCCCTCGCCCGCGACCTGGACATCCCGATCACCGTGCACGTGGCGATGGGCCGCCTCGCGGGCCGCTTCGGCATGGTGAAGCAACTCCACGACCTCGGGCTCCTCGGCCCGGACACCACCTACATCCACTGCTGCTACCTCCACGAGGACGAGTGGCGGATGGTCGCCGACAGCGGCGGTACGGTGTCCATCGCGCCGCAGGTCGAGACGCAGATGGGACACGGCTGGCCACCGGTGATGAAGGCGATCGAACACGGACTGCGCCCCTCGCTCAGCATCGACGTCGTCACCACCGTCCCCGGCGACATGTTCACCCAGATCCGCGCGGCCTTCGGCGCCGAGCGCGCCCGCCTCAACGCGGACTGCTGGCAGGCCAACATGCCGGTGCCGGACACGATGTTGACGGCACGTCAGATGCTGGAGATCGCCACCCGCAACGGCGCCCATGTGGCGGGCCTGGAGGACCGCACCGGCTCCCTGACCCCCGGCAAGCGTGCCGACGTCGTCGCGATCGACGCCACCGCCCTGAACGTCGCCCCCGTGCACGACCCCGCCGCCGCCGTCACCCTGTCCGCCGACGTCTCCAACGTGGACACCGTCATCGTCGACGGCGTGATCCGCAAGCGGGACGGCAGGCTGACGGCCGACGTGGCCCGCGCCCGGCGCCTCGTGGAGGAGTCCCGCGACCGGCTCCTGGCGGCGAAGGCGGCCCGGTGA
- a CDS encoding helix-turn-helix domain-containing protein, giving the protein MSPADVPPVGARIRQARQERGVSLRGLAREVGVSASLVSQIETGKSQPSVSTLYAITTVLDISVEALFEQRETVAATGSALVAHALAAFAADPARRIGPLITPGEREVLELDSGVVWERLGHVPGTDVDFLLVTYRPGGSSSTSGGLMRHAGTEYGYLISGELTLTLGFETHTLRPGGAVCFESTTPHRYCNDGEEPAIGVWFVFSDT; this is encoded by the coding sequence GTGTCCCCAGCCGACGTGCCGCCCGTCGGTGCCCGCATCCGCCAGGCGCGCCAGGAGCGCGGCGTGAGTCTGCGCGGCCTGGCCCGCGAGGTCGGCGTCTCCGCGAGCCTGGTCTCCCAGATCGAGACCGGCAAGAGTCAGCCGTCGGTGAGCACGCTGTACGCGATCACCACGGTCCTGGACATCTCCGTGGAGGCTCTCTTCGAGCAGCGGGAGACGGTCGCCGCGACCGGCAGTGCCTTGGTGGCGCACGCCCTCGCCGCCTTCGCGGCCGACCCTGCGCGGCGCATCGGACCACTGATCACGCCCGGTGAGCGCGAGGTGCTGGAGCTGGACTCCGGTGTCGTGTGGGAGCGGCTCGGGCATGTCCCGGGCACGGACGTGGACTTCCTGCTCGTCACCTACCGGCCCGGTGGCTCCTCCTCCACCTCAGGCGGCCTGATGCGCCACGCGGGCACTGAGTACGGCTATCTGATCTCCGGCGAACTCACTCTCACCCTCGGTTTCGAAACGCACACACTGCGTCCCGGCGGTGCGGTCTGCTTCGAGTCGACGACCCCGCACCGCTACTGCAACGATGGAGAGGAACCAGCCATCGGGGTATGGTTTGTGTTCAGTGACACTTGA
- a CDS encoding glutamine synthetase family protein, translating to MTTLADPVPGGRPGDVDRATALSGELSGRGVHGVVLAYVDTAGVGRVKTVPTAKLASAAAWGVGMSPVFDTFLAGDSIVTTDVLGSPDGDLRLYPDLDHLVVLAGQPGWAWAPVDRITQEGERHPGCTRTLLRRIVADAELRHGLAFKAAVEVEWAVGQGPAAQGDFTPALSGPAYGAVRQVELSDYTADLLAAFAAQGVEVDQLHPEYAAGQFEVSVGALDPVAAADRSVLVRQTIRGVAQRHGLVVSFAPAVFAEGVGNGGHLHLSAWREGANLHTGGEGRYGMTADAEAFAAGVLAHLPALTAVTAPSPASYLRLKPSQWAGVFTAWGRETREAAVRVVTGTVGLRDQAANLEVKPVDLAANPYLALASVIAAGLDGIASAAVLPEEITGDPARLDADRAAAQGVRRLPTSLAEAVAEFREDACLRGALGPVLADAVIAVREGETASVAGLDDAGIAAAYRWKY from the coding sequence ATGACCACCCTTGCCGACCCCGTACCCGGCGGACGTCCCGGTGACGTCGACCGCGCCACCGCGCTGAGCGGCGAGCTGTCCGGGAGAGGCGTGCACGGGGTGGTGCTGGCGTACGTCGACACCGCGGGCGTCGGCCGGGTGAAGACGGTCCCCACGGCGAAGCTCGCCTCGGCGGCGGCCTGGGGCGTCGGCATGTCCCCCGTGTTCGACACCTTCCTCGCAGGCGACTCCATCGTGACGACCGACGTCCTCGGCTCGCCCGACGGCGACCTTCGCCTCTACCCCGACCTCGACCACCTGGTGGTCCTGGCCGGGCAGCCCGGCTGGGCGTGGGCGCCGGTCGACCGGATCACCCAGGAGGGCGAGCGGCACCCCGGCTGCACGCGCACGCTGCTGCGCCGGATCGTCGCGGACGCGGAGCTGCGGCACGGTCTGGCCTTCAAGGCCGCCGTCGAGGTCGAGTGGGCGGTGGGCCAAGGCCCGGCGGCCCAGGGCGACTTCACGCCCGCGCTGTCGGGTCCGGCCTACGGGGCCGTCCGCCAGGTCGAGTTGAGCGACTACACGGCCGACCTGCTGGCGGCGTTCGCGGCGCAGGGCGTGGAGGTCGACCAGCTCCATCCCGAGTACGCGGCAGGGCAGTTCGAGGTCTCGGTCGGCGCCCTGGACCCGGTGGCGGCGGCCGACCGGAGTGTGCTCGTACGCCAGACGATCCGCGGGGTGGCCCAACGGCACGGTCTGGTCGTGTCGTTCGCCCCGGCCGTCTTCGCCGAGGGGGTCGGCAACGGCGGCCACCTCCATCTCTCCGCCTGGCGCGAGGGCGCCAACCTGCATACGGGCGGCGAGGGCCGGTACGGCATGACGGCCGACGCGGAGGCGTTCGCGGCCGGCGTCCTGGCCCACCTCCCCGCGCTCACGGCCGTCACCGCCCCGAGCCCGGCGAGCTACCTGCGCCTCAAACCCTCCCAGTGGGCCGGGGTGTTCACCGCGTGGGGCCGCGAGACCCGCGAGGCCGCGGTCCGTGTCGTCACCGGCACGGTGGGCCTGCGCGACCAGGCCGCCAACCTGGAGGTCAAGCCGGTCGACCTGGCGGCGAACCCGTATCTGGCGCTCGCCTCCGTCATCGCGGCGGGCCTCGACGGCATCGCCTCGGCCGCCGTGCTCCCCGAGGAGATCACCGGCGACCCGGCCCGGCTCGACGCCGACCGGGCGGCGGCCCAGGGGGTGCGCCGGCTGCCGACCTCGCTCGCCGAGGCGGTCGCCGAGTTCCGCGAGGACGCGTGTCTGCGGGGCGCCCTGGGCCCGGTCCTCGCCGACGCGGTGATCGCCGTACGGGAAGGCGAGACCGCGTCCGTGGCCGGCCTTGACGACGCCGGGATCGCGGCGGCGTACCGCTGGAAGTACTGA